Proteins found in one Herbiconiux sp. A18JL235 genomic segment:
- a CDS encoding DUF6350 family protein produces MNRATTVFLSALDAVIVVAIGLGIPLIPLTVMWAVQFGLSVDWLAFWRAAGDLWLLGNGVDLRLAIDPALALRLGVAGAETPFEVGIAPLGFALLTLLLGTRSGRRLSVTPYPVTGAVVGVLVLAALGLAVAFGARDDAAMPSIAQSVVFPAAVYAVGLAVGYAWKARRSPSREPSPDAALARRWRAALGSVPETERGLVALALRGGALTAATVVGVSALAMAIILVVNFSSIVALYESLQAGVLGGITLTLAQLALLPNLIVWTASWFVGPGFAIGTGSAVSPLGTQLGLVPSLPVLGALPQGTPVLGFVGLLVPVAAGFLAAAVLRPAFLRAVAGRQLGGARGRAVRLVGVAVGIGLVGATILALLALWSGGAAGPGRLAEVGPDAGAVWLWAFVELTVSSALGLVAGATSVAGATSTPASASSGGAAPFGQAAAHDRTMPVERTTTPRREAPAAPDTL; encoded by the coding sequence ATGAACCGCGCAACCACCGTCTTCCTCTCCGCCCTCGACGCGGTCATCGTCGTCGCCATCGGCCTCGGCATTCCCCTCATCCCCCTCACGGTGATGTGGGCGGTGCAGTTCGGCCTCTCGGTCGACTGGCTGGCGTTCTGGCGCGCGGCGGGCGACCTGTGGCTGCTCGGAAACGGGGTCGACCTGCGCCTCGCCATCGACCCCGCGCTCGCCCTGCGCCTCGGCGTCGCCGGTGCCGAGACGCCGTTCGAGGTGGGCATCGCGCCGCTCGGCTTCGCGCTGCTCACCCTGCTGCTCGGCACCCGCTCGGGTCGCCGCCTCAGCGTGACGCCCTACCCGGTGACGGGCGCGGTGGTGGGCGTGCTGGTGCTTGCCGCCCTCGGTCTCGCCGTCGCGTTCGGCGCCCGCGACGACGCGGCGATGCCCTCGATCGCCCAGAGCGTGGTGTTCCCCGCCGCCGTGTACGCGGTGGGCCTCGCGGTCGGCTACGCCTGGAAGGCCCGCCGGTCGCCCTCGCGCGAGCCGTCGCCCGATGCCGCGCTCGCTCGGCGATGGCGTGCCGCCCTCGGTTCGGTGCCCGAGACCGAGCGCGGGCTGGTCGCGCTCGCGCTGCGCGGCGGTGCGCTCACGGCCGCGACCGTCGTCGGCGTCTCGGCGCTCGCCATGGCGATCATCCTGGTCGTCAACTTCTCATCGATCGTCGCCCTGTACGAGAGCCTGCAGGCAGGTGTGCTCGGTGGCATCACACTCACGCTCGCCCAGCTCGCCCTCCTCCCCAATCTCATCGTGTGGACGGCGAGCTGGTTCGTCGGCCCCGGCTTCGCGATCGGCACCGGCTCGGCGGTCTCGCCCCTCGGCACCCAGCTCGGTCTCGTGCCCTCCCTTCCGGTGCTCGGCGCCCTGCCGCAGGGCACGCCGGTGCTCGGCTTCGTGGGGTTGCTGGTGCCCGTCGCCGCCGGGTTCCTGGCGGCGGCGGTGCTGCGGCCCGCGTTCCTGCGAGCCGTCGCCGGCCGGCAGCTCGGCGGTGCGCGGGGACGAGCGGTCAGGCTCGTGGGTGTCGCTGTCGGCATCGGCCTCGTCGGCGCGACGATCCTCGCCCTGCTCGCCCTGTGGTCGGGAGGCGCCGCAGGCCCCGGACGGCTCGCCGAGGTGGGCCCCGACGCGGGGGCGGTCTGGCTGTGGGCCTTCGTGGAGCTGACCGTCTCCTCGGCCCTCGGACTCGTCGCGGGAGCGACGTCGGTGGCCGGCGCGACGTCGACGCCGGCCTCGGCATCGAGCGGGGGCGCGGCGCCGTTCGGCCAAGCCGCCGCGCACGACCGCACCATGCCGGTGGAGCGCACGACCACCCCCCGACGAGAGGCTCCCGCCGCGCCGGATACACTGTGA
- the sucD gene encoding succinate--CoA ligase subunit alpha — protein MSIFLNKDSKVIVQGITGGEGTKHTALMLKAGTQVVGGVNARKAGTTVAHTDKDGNAVELPVFGTVKEAIEATGADVSIAFVPPAFSKDAIIEAIDSEIPLLVVITEGIPVQDSAEAWAYAKAKGNKTRIIGPNCPGIITPGESLVGITPANITGKGPIGLVSKSGTLTYQMMYELRDLGFSTAIGIGGDPIIGTTHIDALAAFEADPETKAIVMIGEIGGDAEERAADFIKANVTKPVVGYVAGFTAPEGKTMGHAGAIVSGSAGTAQAKKEALEAAGVKVGKTPSETAALLREVYAAL, from the coding sequence ATGTCGATTTTTCTGAACAAGGATTCCAAGGTCATCGTCCAGGGCATCACGGGCGGTGAGGGCACCAAGCACACCGCCCTCATGCTGAAGGCCGGCACCCAGGTCGTCGGCGGCGTCAACGCCCGCAAGGCCGGCACCACGGTGGCCCACACCGACAAGGACGGCAACGCGGTCGAGCTCCCCGTGTTCGGCACCGTGAAGGAGGCCATCGAGGCCACCGGCGCCGACGTCTCCATCGCCTTCGTGCCGCCGGCGTTCTCGAAAGACGCCATCATCGAGGCGATCGACTCCGAGATCCCGCTGCTCGTCGTGATCACCGAGGGCATCCCGGTGCAGGACTCGGCCGAGGCCTGGGCCTACGCCAAGGCGAAGGGCAACAAGACCCGCATCATCGGCCCGAACTGCCCCGGCATCATCACCCCCGGTGAGTCGCTCGTCGGCATCACCCCGGCGAACATCACCGGCAAGGGCCCGATCGGCCTGGTGTCGAAGTCGGGAACGCTGACCTACCAGATGATGTACGAGCTGCGCGACCTGGGCTTCTCCACCGCGATCGGCATCGGTGGCGACCCCATCATCGGCACCACGCACATCGACGCGCTCGCGGCGTTCGAGGCCGACCCCGAGACCAAGGCCATCGTCATGATCGGCGAGATCGGTGGCGACGCCGAGGAGCGCGCCGCCGACTTCATCAAGGCCAACGTCACGAAGCCGGTCGTCGGCTACGTGGCGGGCTTCACCGCGCCCGAGGGCAAGACCATGGGCCACGCCGGCGCCATCGTCTCCGGCTCGGCCGGCACCGCCCAGGCCAAGAAGGAGGCCCTCGAGGCCGCCGGCGTCAAGGTCGGCAAGACCCCGAGCGAGACCGCCGCGCTCCTGCGCGAGGTGTACGCAGCGCTGTGA
- the sucC gene encoding ADP-forming succinate--CoA ligase subunit beta codes for MDLFEYQARDLFESYGVPVLPGIIADTPEEVRAAAEKLGGVTVVKAQVKIGGRGKAGGVKVAKDPEAAEEAAKAILGLDIKGHVVKRVMVAGGARIAQEFYFSVLLDRANRSYLSLTSYEGGMEIEQLAVERPDALARIEVDPIAGIDIETARRIAVEAKFPTELIEKVAPVFVKLWEVYKGEDATLVEVNPLVLTEEGDVIALDGKVSLDENAGFRHPGHEALEDKDAADPLEAKAKANDLNYVKLDGEVGIIGNGAGLVMSTLDVVAYAGENHGGVKPANFLDIGGGASAEVMANGLDVILGDEQVKSVFVNVFGGITACDAVANGIVAALGILGDAASKPLVVRLDGNRVEEGRAILREAAHPLVTLAATMDEGADKAAELAAAAAAK; via the coding sequence GTGGATCTATTCGAGTACCAGGCCCGAGACCTCTTTGAAAGCTACGGCGTTCCCGTGCTGCCGGGCATCATCGCCGACACCCCTGAGGAGGTCAGGGCCGCTGCGGAGAAGCTCGGCGGCGTCACGGTGGTCAAGGCCCAGGTGAAGATCGGTGGCCGCGGCAAGGCCGGCGGCGTGAAGGTCGCGAAAGACCCCGAGGCGGCGGAGGAGGCCGCGAAGGCCATCCTCGGCCTCGACATCAAGGGTCACGTCGTCAAGCGCGTGATGGTCGCGGGCGGCGCCCGCATCGCCCAGGAGTTCTACTTCTCGGTGCTGCTCGACCGGGCCAACCGCTCCTACCTCTCCCTCACCAGCTACGAGGGCGGCATGGAGATCGAGCAGCTCGCCGTCGAGCGCCCCGACGCGCTCGCCCGCATCGAGGTCGACCCCATCGCCGGCATCGACATCGAGACCGCCCGCCGCATCGCTGTGGAGGCGAAGTTCCCCACCGAGCTGATCGAGAAGGTCGCCCCCGTCTTCGTGAAGCTGTGGGAGGTCTACAAGGGCGAAGACGCGACCCTGGTCGAGGTCAACCCGCTCGTGCTCACCGAGGAGGGCGACGTCATCGCCCTCGACGGCAAGGTCTCGCTCGACGAGAACGCCGGCTTCCGCCACCCGGGCCACGAGGCCCTCGAAGACAAGGACGCCGCCGATCCGCTGGAGGCCAAGGCCAAGGCCAACGACCTCAACTACGTCAAGCTCGACGGCGAGGTCGGCATCATCGGCAACGGTGCCGGGCTCGTCATGTCGACCCTCGACGTCGTCGCCTACGCCGGCGAGAACCACGGCGGCGTGAAGCCCGCCAACTTCCTCGACATCGGTGGTGGAGCATCCGCCGAGGTGATGGCCAACGGTCTCGACGTCATCCTGGGCGACGAGCAGGTGAAGAGCGTGTTCGTGAACGTCTTCGGCGGCATCACCGCCTGCGACGCCGTGGCCAACGGCATCGTCGCCGCGCTCGGCATCCTGGGCGACGCCGCGTCGAAGCCGCTCGTGGTGCGCCTCGACGGCAACCGGGTGGAGGAGGGCCGCGCGATTCTGCGCGAGGCCGCCCACCCGCTGGTCACCCTGGCCGCCACCATGGACGAGGGCGCCGACAAGGCCGCCGAGCTGGCTGCTGCAGCCGCTGCGAAGTAA